The genome window CAAAGCGAGCGTCGCCATTTTGCTGGGCGTGCTCAAGGAGCTGCAGGAATCCGGCACAAAGCTCCCGTACACCACCCACTTTTTCATCAGCAACAACGAAGAGATCGGCTATGGGGGCAACTCCAGCATCCCGGCCAATGTCGTCGAGTATTTGGCAGTCGATATGGGAGCGATCGGCGATGGACAGACGACTGATGAATATTGCGTTTCCATTTGCGCAAAAGATTCCTCGGGGCCGTACCACTACGGATTGCGCAGCCATCTGACCAAATTGGCTGAAGCGAACAGTCTCAACTACCAGGTAGACATTTATCCCTACTACGGTTCGGATGCGAGTGCGGCGCTGAAGTCCGGCTACGATATCGTTCACGGCTTGATTGGTCCTGGGGTGGATGCATCCCACTCGCACGAGCGCACTCACCGTGAAGCGCTGGATAACACGGCTAAACTGGTTATGGCGTACCTCCAATCGGAGCAACTGCAAGCATAGGAGTGTCAACATGAGCAATATGTATCAATGGGCAGATTACTATGATTTGACGCAGCGCGGCGTTGCCGGAGATGTGGCGTTTTACTTGGAACAGGCAAAGCAGGCGGGGGGAGCCGTATTGGATCTCGCGTGTGGGACGGGACGCATCAGCATTCCGATGGCCCAGGCGGGAATCGATGTGACCGGACTGGATCTCTCTGCGGACATGCTGGGCAAGGCCAAGCAAAAGGCGAGCGAGGAAGGTGTCGCTGACTCGCTCCGTCTGCTGCAGGGGGATATGCGCAATTTCGATCTCGGGCAGACCTTTTCGCTGATCATGATCCCGTTCCGTTCCTTCTTGCACCTGCTGCAAATCCATGAGCAGATGAAGGCGTTGACCAGCATCCGCAAGCATTTGGCGCCCGGCGGCAAGCTCGTCATGAATGTATTCGTGCCGAAAATCAGCCACTTTCATGAGGAAAACGAAAAGATGTCGCTGCGTGGAACGTATCGACTGGAAAACAGCGATGAGGTAGCCATGTGGGATTACACGCGCTACGATCATTTTCAGCAATTGTGCGAAGTGACGAGGACATATGAACGCACCGATGCGACAGGCTTGGTCAAGGAACGCGTAACTGGCAGGTTCACTTTGCGCTACATATTCCCTGCAGAGCTGCACCACCTTCTCCGGTTAAACGGCTTCAAGGTAACGCAGCGGTACGGAAACTTTGCCAAGGGAGCGTTTGACGCCAGCAGCAACGAATTGATTGTGGTAGCCGAGGCACTGTAGCTTGTCGATTTCCAGGGAAATAAGGGGATTAGAGGGGGAGTCTGGGTGAAAATTTACACGAAAACAGGAGATAAAGGCGAGACTTCATTGGTAGCCGGTGTCCGAGTGCCCAAATTTGCAGATCGGGTAGAAGCATACGGCACGTGTGATGAGGCCAATTCTCAGATTGGGCTCGCCCTGTCTCTGCTGCCTGAAGCTGTCGATTGGACAGAGCTTCGCAAAGTGTTTCACGTCATTCAAACCAAGCTGTTTCACGTAGGAGCGGAGCTTGCGACACCAGAGGGGAAAAAGGTAGGCTGGCCGATTGGAGAAGAGGATGTCTCTTTCCTGGAGGGGGAAATTGACAAGCTGGATGCTGATTTGCCACCGCTTACGAACTTCGTATTGCCTGGTGGACATCCGTCAGCAGCGGCGTTCCACGTCTCGCGCACCGTTGTCCGTCGAGCAGAGCGCAAAGCCGTCCATGTAGCCACCCAGGAGCAGGTGAATCCATCTGTTGTCAAATATTTGAATCGGCTCTCGGACTATTTGTTTGTCGTAGCTCGTCACGTCAATCAACAAACCTCTTCGGTTGAGCAGACGTTGCACGAATAGCTGCCTGAACGGCATAACCAGTAGTTAGTTTAGAGAGAGGAGCGGTGACCGATGACTGCTGGAATCGGAAAATGCCTGCGAACGATGGATTTTGCCCAATCATTGCGTCATTATGATCGAGTATTGGAGTTTCAGGTCGAGCAGGTAGATGAGTCGAGAGAAGTCGCGGTCGTCGTTGCTCCCGCTGGCGAGCCGATTGTGCTCGCCGGCCTCTCGGCGGGTGATCTGTCGGAATATTTGGCAGATAGATGTGATGCACCGCAGCCAGGTCAAAGCCTGTATCTCGGAGCACCTGATGGGTTTCATGCCTATCGGGATCGTCTTTTGGCCAGAGAGGACGCGCAGGGAGCGTGGTACGAAACCGAGTGGGGCTGGGAGAAGCTCACGACGGTTGACCCTACTGGTTACGTTCTGACCTTTTGGGGAGGGCGTACGCTCACGGATGAACAAATTCTTCACTATTACGATATAGGCTGCGAGCGTCTTCAGGCGGCACTGGCTGGATTGGAGGAACATCAGCTCGATCTGGTCCGTTCACCGGGAAAATGGTCCATCCGTCAGCTTGTTTTGCATCTGGTTGATTCCGAGGCAACTTCTTTGGCAATGGCCAAGTTTGCATTGGCTGAGCCGGGGAGGGATTTTAACGGGAATGCCTATGATCCAGATGTGTGGGCAGCGGGGCTGGATTATGCCGGACGCAGCATTGCCGCCGAGGTAGCTCTGTTTGGCGCGATCCGCAGTCATATGAGCGGACTCCTGCGTCACCTTCCTGCTGCATGGGATCGCTCGGTAAGGCTATCTTCCGGGCAGACGGTAACGGTTCGCCAACGAATAGAGCCGCTGATGGGTCATGCGCTCCATCATATCGAGCAGATTTGGGAGACCCGTCGCGCACACGGGCTCTCTTAACAAACGCAAACCGGCAGGAGGCTTTCATGAATCTGTTGTCTATCGTCGAACAATCGGATCTTGCCTACAAGCAAGCTTTTTCCGAAAGGGAAGTGCGGGAATGGGGCTCTGTATTTTGGAATGAGGCCAATCCGAATCATTATGACGCCAATCATGCACATGTCGCGATTCCGATCGTCGATACCCGTCAGGCAAGCGCAATCATCGAGGAAGTCGTCCCCTTCTTTGAGGAGAAAGGGATCTACCCCCGATTCTACCTCTATGATCAAGAGAAGCAGCAGCTGCTCATAAGGGAGCTGGAAAGTCAGGGATTTCGGTCGGAGCTGTTGCCCTCCCCCATCCAAATCTGGCGGGGAGAGCTCGCTGCCGTGCAAGAAGCACATGGGATAGAGATCGAGCCGGTTACAAAGGCCAATTACGAAGACTGCTTGCGGGTAGAGTCTGTCCCTGAATTTGGCGGGAAGGAAGTCCGTGAAAAAGCATTCGCAAAAGAGTTTGCGCATCCCAGCTTTCGGCATTTTCTGCTTCGGGTAGAGGGTGAACCGG of Brevibacillus choshinensis contains these proteins:
- a CDS encoding class I SAM-dependent methyltransferase, with product MSNMYQWADYYDLTQRGVAGDVAFYLEQAKQAGGAVLDLACGTGRISIPMAQAGIDVTGLDLSADMLGKAKQKASEEGVADSLRLLQGDMRNFDLGQTFSLIMIPFRSFLHLLQIHEQMKALTSIRKHLAPGGKLVMNVFVPKISHFHEENEKMSLRGTYRLENSDEVAMWDYTRYDHFQQLCEVTRTYERTDATGLVKERVTGRFTLRYIFPAELHHLLRLNGFKVTQRYGNFAKGAFDASSNELIVVAEAL
- a CDS encoding cob(I)yrinic acid a,c-diamide adenosyltransferase, producing the protein MKIYTKTGDKGETSLVAGVRVPKFADRVEAYGTCDEANSQIGLALSLLPEAVDWTELRKVFHVIQTKLFHVGAELATPEGKKVGWPIGEEDVSFLEGEIDKLDADLPPLTNFVLPGGHPSAAAFHVSRTVVRRAERKAVHVATQEQVNPSVVKYLNRLSDYLFVVARHVNQQTSSVEQTLHE
- a CDS encoding DinB family protein, whose translation is MTAGIGKCLRTMDFAQSLRHYDRVLEFQVEQVDESREVAVVVAPAGEPIVLAGLSAGDLSEYLADRCDAPQPGQSLYLGAPDGFHAYRDRLLAREDAQGAWYETEWGWEKLTTVDPTGYVLTFWGGRTLTDEQILHYYDIGCERLQAALAGLEEHQLDLVRSPGKWSIRQLVLHLVDSEATSLAMAKFALAEPGRDFNGNAYDPDVWAAGLDYAGRSIAAEVALFGAIRSHMSGLLRHLPAAWDRSVRLSSGQTVTVRQRIEPLMGHALHHIEQIWETRRAHGLS
- a CDS encoding GNAT family N-acetyltransferase gives rise to the protein MNLLSIVEQSDLAYKQAFSEREVREWGSVFWNEANPNHYDANHAHVAIPIVDTRQASAIIEEVVPFFEEKGIYPRFYLYDQEKQQLLIRELESQGFRSELLPSPIQIWRGELAAVQEAHGIEIEPVTKANYEDCLRVESVPEFGGKEVREKAFAKEFAHPSFRHFLLRVEGEPASSLCLLQAGDIMRIENVATLPAFRGKGLIGHLIRHAQEQFVRFGGAQLWVCPINERVEKVYSRYGFETVGVIPFAHVFRGGKGVLEIR